A genome region from Pangasianodon hypophthalmus isolate fPanHyp1 chromosome 11, fPanHyp1.pri, whole genome shotgun sequence includes the following:
- the LOC113536410 gene encoding protocadherin-20: MCNIRKGSCIVREGKFWGFWILLLYTSPLSCFSKFSHLVYKIKEGLPKGILIGSIGEDLKLDFSVDPPRLFHLELRQSGSQYVNLGDTTGELYTSALEIDRETLCADSHEGQGCTISLDVIILPQQYFQLVKIKIIIEDVNDNKPHFPVDEIRVSVPENAPVNARFVVEQSAVDPDIGIYGVQTYWLANDFGVFTLDVEQNEGGELTPFLIITGPLDRETKAEYLTDFIAEDGGSPPFLGTATLRIIITDVNDNCPKFSETQVNATLSENTTKGSQLARVYAFDPDQGTNAQITYTFSKRVTRETRNMFHLDEITGVIKLAEKIDSDTGKLYKLVVLANGPACIPDIATVTVEVVKRVSGPPAIIPRYIASEKDGVVSLSESEPPFTPIAFFTIKNADQGKKVTCFLQGPGPFRLLPYKNLKNEYLLETTDLLDYEEQKYYELTVVVRNSDGVGVETQVKVQMLDDNDNAPIFKQSVIDIKIEENNAPETFLTKLQATDEDSGNRGEVLYLLGSDAPPIFHLDRLTGVLTVTTSLDREEKETYRFIVRAVDCGTPRKESIATVSITVQDRNDNSPRFINKDFTFFIPENFPGFGEIGVLSVTDADAGENGWVALSIINGSDIFVIDTGRGALRAKTPLDREQQGTYYLWIEAVDGGKPALSSVTMVTILLLDVNDNPPLVLFPQSNQSYLLVLPSTLPGTSITEVYAVDRDTGMNAVIAYSIIKRRGGEPGSFDIDPDTGNITLRKVLSDRGLYSLLVKVSDHGQPEPLHSTVMVNLFVNETISNETYIQSLLTREADIGIEEVRPPNRLAQGPEYNELFPCKLLLIALSTTCLGLLLIVVSLTAYICCKRQKNHKKKRLEVEIPLKMNSDRQAMDRKLMEISNI, from the exons ATGTGCAACATACGCAAAGGTTCCTGCATTGTTAGGGAAGGAAAGTTCtgg GGTTTTTGGATTCTCCTGCTGTACACAAGTCCGCTATCCTGCTTTTCAAAGTTCAGCCATCTTGTCTATAAGATAAAGGAAGGCTTACCCAAGGGGATTCTCATTGGGTCTATTGGAGAAGATTTAAAGTTGGATTTCTCCGTCGACCCCCCTCGTTTGTTCCATCTGGAGTTAAGGCAGAGTGGCTCTCAGTATGTTAATCTAGGTGACACAACCGGGGAGCTATACACTTCTGCTTTGGAGATTGACCGAGAGACTCTATGTGCAGATTCCCACGAGGGTCAAGGATGCACTATCTCTCTGGACGTGATCATTCTGCCACAGCAGTACTTCCAGCTAGTTAAGATCAAAATCATCATTGAAGATGTTAATGACAACAAGCCACATTTCCCAGTGGATGAAATCAGGGTGTCTGTGCCGGAAAATGCACCAGTCAACGCTCGGTTTGTGGTAGAGCAATCTGCTGTGGACCCAGATATAGGCATTTATGGGGTTCAGACTTACTGGCTGGCTAATGACTTTGGAGTTTTCACACTGGACGTTGAGCAAAATGAAGGGGGGGAGTTGACGCCTTTTCTGATTATAACTGGGCCGCTGGACAGGGAAACAAAAGCGGAATATTTAACTGACTTCATTGCTGAGGACGGAGGCTCTCCACCATTTTTGGGCACTGCCACTCTTAGAATTATCATCACAGACGTAAACGACAATTGCCCCAAATTCAGCGAGACTCAGGTGAATGCGACACTTTCTGAAAACACCACAAAGGGCTCACAGTTGGCCCGTGTCTATGCCTTTGACCCAGATCAGGGTACCAATGCTCAAATTACTTACACTTTCAGTAAACGGGTTACCCGAGAAACTAGGAACATGTTTCATTTGGATGAAATCACAGGGGTCATCAAGCTAGCTGAAAAGATTGATTCTGACACTGGAAAGTTGTACAAGTTGGTTGTGCTGGCTAACGGGCCAGCTTGCATACCTGATATTGCTACTGTCACTGTGGAGGTTGTTAAACGGGTTTCGGGACCACCAGCCATCATACCCCGTTACATTGCTTCAGAGAAAGATGGTGTGGTTTCTCTGAGTGAATCAGAGCCACCTTTTACACCAATTGCTTTCTTTACCATAAAGAATGCAGACCAAGGGAAGAAGGTAACATGCTTTTTGCAAGGGCCTGGACCATTCAGGCTCTTGCCAtataaaaatttgaaaaatgagtACTTGCTGGAGACTACTGATCTGTTGGATTATGAAGAGCAGAAATATTATGAACTCACTGTGGTGGTCAGAAACAGTGATGGTGTAGGTGTTGAGACACAGGTGAAAGTGCAAATGTTGGATGATAATGACAATGCACCCATATTTAAGCAGTCAGTTATTGACATCAAGATTGAGGAGAACAACGCTCCAGAAACATTTCTTACTAAACTCCAGGCCACTGATGAGGATAGCGGTAACAGGGGTGAGGTACTCTATCTTCTTGGGTCAGATGCTCCCCCAATCTTCCATCTTGATCGGTTGACTGGGGTCTTGACTGTGACCACATCTCTTgacagagaggagaaagagaccTACCGGTTTATAGTCCGAGCAGTTGACTGTGGCACACCAAGGAAGGAGTCAATTGCCACAGTTTCAATCACCGTGCAGGATCGCAACGACAATAGTCCTCGTTTCATCAACAAAGATTTCACCTTCTTCATTCCAGAGAACTTCCCAGGATTTGGGGAGATTGGAGTGCTGTCCGTCACAGATGCAGATGCTGGGGAAAATGGCTGGGTAGCACTATCAATCATCAATGGAAGTGACATATTTGTCATTGACACAGGAAGGGGGGCATTGAGAGCAAAAACCCCACTGGACAGGGAGCAGCAAGGAACATACTATCTCTGGATTGAAGCTGTAGACGGGGGTAAGCCTGCACTCTCCTCTGTCACCATGGTTACTATTTTGCTCCTGGATGTCAATGACAACCCACCACTGGTGCTGTTTCCCCAGTCCAACCAGTCCTACTTGCTGGTTCTTCCCAGTACACTTCCAGGAACATCCATCACAGAAGTCTACGCCGTGGACAGGGACACTGGCATGAACGCTGTCATTGCTTACAGCATCATCAAGCGTAGAGGTGGTGAACCGGGCTCATTTGACATAGACCCAGATACAGGAAACATCACCCTCAGGAAAGTCTTGAGTGACCGCGGCCTGTACAGCCTGCTGGTCAAAGTCAGTGACCACGGCCAACCTGAACCACTACATTCCACTGTCATGGTCAACTTGTTCGTCAATGAGACCATCAGCAACGAGACATACATTCAGAGCCTCTTGACCAGAGAGGCAGATATCGGGATTGAGGAGGTCAGACCACCAAACAGGCTCGCCCAGGGGCCAGAGTATAACGAACTCTTCCCCTGCAAACTACTACTTATTGCCCTTAGCACCACCTGTCTGGGGCTTCTCCTTATAGTGGTGTCACTGACTGCATATATATGCTGTAAGAggcaaaaaaatcataaaaagaaGAGATTGGAAGTAGAGATCcctttaaaaatgaacagtgaCAGGCAAGCCATGGACAGGAAGCTCATGGAAATTTCTAACATATGA